The genome window GCGCAGAGCAATTGACACCAGTCGACTGGTCGCCTCGGATTGAGAAGAACAGCCGCCTTCGCGCCCGGTGTTGGTAAACACCTCACAGATTCCCTTATCATCTGAGTTCACACTGATATATAAATTACCGCAGCCAATCTTAAGCTTTTTGGTCTGACCGCTGGTTACCTCCGGGCGTGGCCGGGGCACAATGCCGTCTGCGCTCAGCTTGCTGCCGTCCCCCACACTCAAAACCTGGGAATCCCGGCTGCCATCCCTGTAGACAGTCACCCCTTTGCAGCCCAGTTGATAAGCGAGCTGGAACACCCGGCCAACATCACTGCGGGAGGCATCCCGGGGCAAATTCACAGTCTTTGAGACCGCGTTATCCGTGTATTGCTGGAAGGCAGCCTGAATTTGAATATGCCATTGGGGCGCAATATCATGGGCAGTGACGAAGAGTTTCTTAACAGAAACAGGAATTTCCTCCATGCCCTGTATAGAACCTTTTTCCGCAATCTTTGCCATCAGTTCCGGGGTAAAAAATCCCTGCTCCCGGGCTATCTGCTCAAAGAGCGGATGCGCTTCCACCAAAGTATCGTTATCCATCACGTTGCGTTGGTAGCAGACAGCGAACAAGGGCTCAATACCGCTGGACGCACCGGCAATAATACTAATGGTGCCGGTGGGCGCAATCGTTGTTGTGGTAGCGTTGCGCTGGGGAGGCATGCCCTGACGCTGATGACTACTGCCCTCAAAATTCGGGTAAGGGCCGCGCTCACTGGCCAAGGCACAGGAGGCCGCACGGCTGCGTCGCTGAATAAAGGCCATTATTTCTCTGGCAAACTCAACCGCCTCTGAACTGTTATAAGCAATGCCTAAACTAATCAGCGTATCGGCAAAACCCATAATTCCCAAGCCAATTTTTCGGTTTGCCCGCACCATTTCTGTAATCTGTGGCAGCGGATACTCACTCATATCAATCACATTATCAAGGAAGCGTACAGCTGTGTCCACGACTGCTCCAAGTTGTTGATAATCAAACTGACCGTTGTGGACAAATTTGTTTATATTAATCGAACCCAGATTGCAAGCCTCATATGGCAGTAAGGGCTGTTCACCACAAGGGTTGGTGCTTTCAATTTCTCCTACCTTCGGTGTGGGATTGTCGGCATTTACCCGGTCAAGGAAAATTATCCCCGGCTCACCGTTGCGCCAAGCGGCGTCGACCAATTTATCAAACACCGTCTTGGCGGAAAGTTTGGCCACTTCCTCCCCGTCCCGGGGATTTACCAAACTGTAATCACGATTTTCCCGCACAGCTGACATAAATTCTTCCGTAAGACCAACGGATATATTGAAGTTAGTTAACTCCTTGTTATCTTCTTTGGCAGTGATAAACTGCATAATATCAGGGTGGTCCACCCGCAAAATTCCCATATTGGCACCGCGCCGGGTCCCCCCCTGCTTGACCGCCTCAGTGGCAGAGTTAAATACTTTCATAAATGACACCGGGCCGCTGGCCACACCACCGGTAGATTGCACCAGGTCATTATGCGGGCGCAGGCGGGAAAAGGAAAACCCTGTTCCTCCGCCGCTTTTGTGAATGAGCGCTGCATATTTAATAGAATCAAAGATACTCTCCATTGAGTCATCAACTGGCAAAACAAAACAAGCCGCCAGCTGTTGTAATTCCTGACCGGCATTCATCAGTGTCGGCGAGTTAGGCATAAACTGCAGGGTGGCCATCATTTCATAAAAGCGGGCCGCAATTTGTCTCCGTCCTTCCTCATCAAGGCCGTAATTGGCTTCAGCTTCGGCGATATTATTAGCTACCCGCCAAAACAAATCTGCGGGGGACTCAATAACTTCTCCCCCTTCTTTCTTTAAGTAGCGGCGTTCAAGCACCGTTAGCGCATTTTTTGAGAGCTCCGGTTGCATAGCTTTCCCCTCTTTCGACATATGTATTGCTTGTACATTATATATTGTCGGGGTAATTTTTGCACATGCGGAAAACCCCGAAACTCTAAATAAAGAAGAGGTGCAGCTGCGACAGCTACACCTCTTTGTTATATTTCGCAAGATAAAGGGGTATTGTCAGTTTTGTGCCTGCGGGTAACTGCTCACCTTCAGGAACCCGGTTGCAATCCCGCAGCATTTGTTGGGTGACATTGAATTTTTTTGCTACCGCAAACAAGTTTTCACCCGTTTGGGTTCTGTATAAGACTACACTGGCATTGGCACGAACAGCATGCGGATCAACAATATGCAAATCGACTATCGGGTTTAATTCTAAACTTTCCTTTACATCAACCCGGAACAGGGCTGGAACTGTATACTGCACCTCACCGTTCTCCAGGACAAAACTGCTTTCTTCACACCATGCCTGGGCCTGAGCAGTCATTCCTGTCACGCTGCCGCTAAGGGCAAAGAACTGGTTGAATTCATCCTCACGGACGATTGCACGGGTTGTTTCATCATCTACAGCATAGAAAATCAACAGACTTAAGACTCCCCGGACCATTATTTTCTCATCTAGAGCAGTGGTCTCCAGCACCCGCACCTCGGGGATTGCTGACAACACCGTTGCCGATTCTTCAGAAATCTGGAAATGGCCGTCAAGATTCATTCTGAATTCACTTTCGCCAACTCTATTGGTCACTGCAAACGAAATAGTCTCGAAGTCGGCGCCGCCAACCCCTGAAAGCAGTTCCAGGCGAACTTCCCGGTATCCCTGGACGTATAGGCCAAGGTTTATCGTCAAATCCACACCACTGTTATTAGAATTTAAAATCGCTGAAGCCAACTGAGGGGCACAAGTTACAATCGCCTCCGACACTTCACCCTCAACCGGCAGAGTATGGGAGAACTCCCGTTCAAACATTCGGGTAGCCAACTGTTTTTTTGTTTGCTGGGCAAAATAAATTACACCCGAGACCTTGCCCTCTACCGCCACTTGGCTCTCAAGAACCTGCCAGTTCAGATTAGTTACCTGCACCTGAGTAGCCAGAATCTGCTCTGCAGGCACCGGCAAACCCACCTGATGATTCAGCTCTCGTAACTCCTCTGCCGTGCAGACGATAACTTGCAAAGTCTGTTCTTCTTTTTCAACATCTTTGGCGCCAGAAACATCGGTTACAAGACTAACTTCTTCAATTCGGCTGACGGTGACGGTTACAGAGACAAATGCTATTATGTTTGCCCTGCCTTGCTCATCTTTATCAACTTCAACCGTTTCTACGACTGCATCAACCATCACCCGGTCAGTTTCGCAAACCATTGGCAATGGAAACGACGCTGAATACTGAACGGGCTCAACGCCGATTGGAATAACCGACTCATCCTCATTAATCCCACAAACCAGGCCACCCAGCTGACCCTGCACCCTGACCTTGCCATTATCAATCTGAACCGACTCCATTCCCACCGGGAACAAGATCGGCTTTAACAAATATTGAACGTTGTCAGGTACAGGCAAGCTGGCCGGAACTGTGACCTCCTGCGTCGACTGCGCAATGACCTTCTGCAGTTGGAATTTGTTCCGGTCAACCAACAGATTAGCCGCCATCTCTCTCCCCCCACTTTATTCAGGATATAATAATATATGCACTGACCCGGACAAATATTTATAGCGCCGGGTCCGCTTCTAGGTTATGCTTAAAGGGAAAAAAAGTGCAAAAAAAAACCGCCGCGGCGGCTTAAGATGCGCTGTACTGATAGCGTTTATCTCCAAATGTAATCTCAACAGTCTTGGTTAGAATATCGGCATAGGAGAAGGACATTTTGCGATTAAAATAGTCCTCATCCAGTTGAACAATAAAGTGAGAAGGATAGGTTCTTTCAAGAATACCTGTGCGTTCAATGGATTTTTTGCGGCCACGGTTCGCCTTAAGGGTGATCCGTTGTCCGATGAACTCATCCAAATCCTCTTTGATCAGCGCCAATGTGTTTTTACCTGCCACCCAGCACCACCCCAATCAGCTTTTGCAAATATCATACCACACTACTGCCACGTTGTCAAACAAACATAGCATTATAGCAACTAGCACATTGGCTGTCAATAAAAACTGTAAAAAGGTTAATTTTTTTGTTTTGGCAATCCTATCCTGTACTGTCCCCGGGTCTCAATGCCGCCTATTCCCGGCGGGCCGGTAATGCTTTCAGACAGCACGGTATAAATATCTATTGTCTTTTGAATCGGGGTATAGGCCACTTTTTCAACAATCATCACCGGGTCAAGGCAATGAATCAAAATCCGGTCCGGTGAACTGGCAAAGTTTGCTCCTGCTTCCATTAGCCCCTGATACCAGGACTGACAGGCGCCGGCAAATATAACAAGATCATCTTTACTGGACTGAAACCTTCGCGCCCTGCGAACAGCCTCAATAAAGTGCCGGGAGTTTCGATAGCTGTCGGGGCCATCCGGTTTTCCTGCCCTGCGGATTACTGAATCATGTCCGGTGAGCACCAATATATCCGGCTTACAGGCTTCCATTAAATCTAAAACAAGCTCCGGCTGCTTTTGTTCTTGAACATGAAAGCAACAGTTTGGCAAATTAAGGTCCTGATATGCCCTTTGGCAGATATCCAGGTATTCAAGATCCCCGTCTAAATGCAGCACCCGCCCCGGAAGATTAACATACTCTGCTTCATTTACCGATTTTTTTTGACCACGGCTGCCAGAGCGTTTTCTTTTTTTATTGGAACGATTCAAGACTTCCAGCCGTAACCTCAAAGCTTTGGCGCGATAGCTGGCCAATTCCCCTGCGCCTGGCTTTTCCAAATCGGAAAGAGGCGCGTCTGCCAGCAAGCGCATTTCCAATCCCTTCAGGTGGGCGATTCCAGCCTGCTCATCTATGGCTTCAACTTTAAAATATAGGTCCTTGTTATGGGACAAACGTGCAACAATATCTCCACATTTTATCTTCATCTTTCACCCTCCCACACAACAGTATATGAGGGGGGAAGTCAGCAGGAAATAGACATTGTAATAAAAGACCGCCCCATGGCGGCAATTACGTTTTGGTGTGTTTGTCAGCAACCGTAGAGGCGCCAAATGAGTGCGGCTTGATTCGTGCAGCGAATCCGCTGCCAATTACCATTCCCACAAGCTCACGTATTAGCCCTCGGGTCTCACCTGAGCGACCGATATCCAGGTGAATTTCCAGGTCAAGCCGGTTTTCATCCTCTAAGGTTTCGTCCTCACGGGCAATTAATGCCGTCAGGCGGGAGGCTACATCCAGGCTCAAAGAAGTTTCGTAATACATGCGCTGCCGCAAACTGTTTGTTGCCCTTTCGTAGCGTTTTGTATAAAAATACCGAGCGCCTTTGCCCACCCGGTGAATGATAACTGCCGTCACGTAGATTGTCCGCTGACGAACCTGGGAATCAGTACCGATTATCAGGCGGTACTGACTCTTATCATCCCCATCCATATACCGGCGGATTGCCTGATATACTTGATCAATACTCACTTCACCGTGGGAAGGACTGACAAACTTCATCGCATGAGCTCCTCCAATTCGTCAGCAAGATGGGCAAACTGGCGCACTGACAACTTCTCGCCCCTGGTGTCCTCTGACACCCCTATACGACTCAAAGCAGCGCGCACCTGGTCTCCGGGTATTCCCAAGGCCGAGGCCAGCACTCCTTTGAGCATCTTTCGACGCTGCCCAAAGGCGGCGCGCACAAGTCTGGACATCAACTGCGGGTTAGTAGCTTGCCAAGGCGGTTGCCGCCAACGAAGGCGCACAATGGCAGACTCCACTTTGGGGGGAGGAAAGAAATTGCCGGCCGCCACTCGCCCCACTTGCTCCACTTCACAACGATACTGAACGGCAACAGATAATGCTCCATAATCTTTTGTCCCGGGAGCTGCCGCAAGACGCCGCCCCACCTCCAACTGCACAAGCAAAACTGCTAATACGGGCTGAACAGGTCCTTCCAATAACTTTATGATAAATGGGCTTGTTATGTAGTACGGAAGGTTCGCTACCACCTTAAACGGTGTGTCAATCAATTTTTCATAGTTTTGCTGCAGAGCATCGCCTTCAATTAGGGTAAAGTTTTTCTGGTGTCCCAGGCGCTCGGTTAACAAGGTGCAAAGCCGGGGATCGATTTCCAAAGCTGTCACGTGCCGTGCCTGTTGAACCAATAGTTCTGTCATCGTCCCCAAGCCCGGGCCAACCTCCAAGATATGGTCACTAGCCCTGAGCTCTGCAGCGGAGACAATTTTTTGTATAATATCAGCACTGGTTAGAAAATTTTGTCCCCAACTTTTACGTATCTTCAAATTATATTGTTCAATCAGGCTTATTATGTTTCCGGGCTTCGTAATATCCATCGGACTTTGCCTCCAATTTTTGTACTGCAGCCTCAAACTCTGTCCGGCTGACCCCAAGGGCGTTGAGCCGCCAAAGAAAATTCTTGCTGTTTCCGTAACCAACCGCCAGTAGCTCACCCAGGCGGCGACGGCGCTTGGCGGCATCGGGTGTCCCAACCAAACCTGCTTTCAGCAGGTCGCTCATCTCGAAACCGTTTCGAATAGAGCCGCTGGAACGCACTTTTTCCAGTGCCTTACGAATTGTTTCGGCATCCGCCTTTTCGACACCAACTTTCCCATCGGACGCGACAATTCCTGGCACAAATGCGTGCCGGCAGCCAGGCAGCATTTTTTGTAACCGGCGCCGTATCTGCTCCCCCGCGTGGTCGGGATCGGTAAAAATAATTACACCTCTGCGGGCGTGAGCGGTCCGGATTGCCGCAATCTGCCTTTTTGTAAGGCCCCATCCGTTTGTCACCAAAACATCAGCCTCGGGAAAGGCCCGACGCACCGCTGCGGCATCTTTTTTACCCTCCACCACTATCAGTTCTTTTATCATTGACCTCACCTACAAAAAGGGACAGGTTTCCCTGTCCCGGTTATTGTCGACTGACACTGTCCACCAAAAACACGCGCACTGATTTGCGACCGAAATACCAGGCCACATAATGATCATCAAAAACTATATCGATGCGATTACCCCGAATTGCACTTCCCACGTCCACGGCTACGGCAAATCCATCACGAATTATTGTTCCATGCATAGTTGTAACCTGTCCGCCAGGAAACTGCAAATAAACCTTGGACCGCAGGGGTATTACCCGCGGGTCAACAGCAATCATGTACGGGTCTTCCCATGTTCCTGAACCCTGGCGGGCTTTCATACCTGTGGAAGTGTAGCCTGTATTATAGGCGCCAGTACACGCCGAGCGTCCCAAATCATCTAGCGGACAGCGGGTTTCCGGAGTTCCGGCGCAATATGCGGTGGCCAACGTGTCGACAACGCCGCGAATCCTAATGTCATAGCCGCTGCGGCTAATGCTGGATATTGTTCCATATTCGGTAATTTTATCTCTGCGTTCGACTACCTCTCGGGTGTCAACAATAGTTTCTTCCACAGCTTCCCCATC of Bacillota bacterium contains these proteins:
- the rnmV gene encoding ribonuclease M5, translating into MIKELIVVEGKKDAAAVRRAFPEADVLVTNGWGLTKRQIAAIRTAHARRGVIIFTDPDHAGEQIRRRLQKMLPGCRHAFVPGIVASDGKVGVEKADAETIRKALEKVRSSGSIRNGFEMSDLLKAGLVGTPDAAKRRRRLGELLAVGYGNSKNFLWRLNALGVSRTEFEAAVQKLEAKSDGYYEARKHNKPD
- a CDS encoding Veg protein, which encodes MAGKNTLALIKEDLDEFIGQRITLKANRGRKKSIERTGILERTYPSHFIVQLDEDYFNRKMSFSYADILTKTVEITFGDKRYQYSAS
- the rsmA gene encoding ribosomal RNA small subunit methyltransferase A is translated as MDITKPGNIISLIEQYNLKIRKSWGQNFLTSADIIQKIVSAAELRASDHILEVGPGLGTMTELLVQQARHVTALEIDPRLCTLLTERLGHQKNFTLIEGDALQQNYEKLIDTPFKVVANLPYYITSPFIIKLLEGPVQPVLAVLLVQLEVGRRLAAAPGTKDYGALSVAVQYRCEVEQVGRVAAGNFFPPPKVESAIVRLRWRQPPWQATNPQLMSRLVRAAFGQRRKMLKGVLASALGIPGDQVRAALSRIGVSEDTRGEKLSVRQFAHLADELEELMR
- a CDS encoding LysM peptidoglycan-binding domain-containing protein; this translates as MAANLLVDRNKFQLQKVIAQSTQEVTVPASLPVPDNVQYLLKPILFPVGMESVQIDNGKVRVQGQLGGLVCGINEDESVIPIGVEPVQYSASFPLPMVCETDRVMVDAVVETVEVDKDEQGRANIIAFVSVTVTVSRIEEVSLVTDVSGAKDVEKEEQTLQVIVCTAEELRELNHQVGLPVPAEQILATQVQVTNLNWQVLESQVAVEGKVSGVIYFAQQTKKQLATRMFEREFSHTLPVEGEVSEAIVTCAPQLASAILNSNNSGVDLTINLGLYVQGYREVRLELLSGVGGADFETISFAVTNRVGESEFRMNLDGHFQISEESATVLSAIPEVRVLETTALDEKIMVRGVLSLLIFYAVDDETTRAIVREDEFNQFFALSGSVTGMTAQAQAWCEESSFVLENGEVQYTVPALFRVDVKESLELNPIVDLHIVDPHAVRANASVVLYRTQTGENLFAVAKKFNVTQQMLRDCNRVPEGEQLPAGTKLTIPLYLAKYNKEV
- a CDS encoding vitamin B12-dependent ribonucleotide reductase; the encoded protein is MSKEGKAMQPELSKNALTVLERRYLKKEGGEVIESPADLFWRVANNIAEAEANYGLDEEGRRQIAARFYEMMATLQFMPNSPTLMNAGQELQQLAACFVLPVDDSMESIFDSIKYAALIHKSGGGTGFSFSRLRPHNDLVQSTGGVASGPVSFMKVFNSATEAVKQGGTRRGANMGILRVDHPDIMQFITAKEDNKELTNFNISVGLTEEFMSAVRENRDYSLVNPRDGEEVAKLSAKTVFDKLVDAAWRNGEPGIIFLDRVNADNPTPKVGEIESTNPCGEQPLLPYEACNLGSININKFVHNGQFDYQQLGAVVDTAVRFLDNVIDMSEYPLPQITEMVRANRKIGLGIMGFADTLISLGIAYNSSEAVEFAREIMAFIQRRSRAASCALASERGPYPNFEGSSHQRQGMPPQRNATTTTIAPTGTISIIAGASSGIEPLFAVCYQRNVMDNDTLVEAHPLFEQIAREQGFFTPELMAKIAEKGSIQGMEEIPVSVKKLFVTAHDIAPQWHIQIQAAFQQYTDNAVSKTVNLPRDASRSDVGRVFQLAYQLGCKGVTVYRDGSRDSQVLSVGDGSKLSADGIVPRPRPEVTSGQTKKLKIGCGNLYISVNSDDKGICEVFTNTGREGGCSSQSEATSRLVSIALRSGISVDSIVEQLRGIRCPACIRRPGIKVTSCPDAIARALKDNITQDREIELQQFAGNEKCPECGQPISHESGCTVCISCGFSRCG
- the yabG gene encoding sporulation peptidase YabG — encoded protein: MKIKCGDIVARLSHNKDLYFKVEAIDEQAGIAHLKGLEMRLLADAPLSDLEKPGAGELASYRAKALRLRLEVLNRSNKKRKRSGSRGQKKSVNEAEYVNLPGRVLHLDGDLEYLDICQRAYQDLNLPNCCFHVQEQKQPELVLDLMEACKPDILVLTGHDSVIRRAGKPDGPDSYRNSRHFIEAVRRARRFQSSKDDLVIFAGACQSWYQGLMEAGANFASSPDRILIHCLDPVMIVEKVAYTPIQKTIDIYTVLSESITGPPGIGGIETRGQYRIGLPKQKN